Proteins encoded by one window of bacterium:
- a CDS encoding glycoside hydrolase family 38 has translation MQTRLSLCLFSLILIVALAAPAQTPPARTAHYIASTHWDREWYEPFQGFRMRLVSLLDEAFDTFGKEPQFRNFVTDGQAIPVFDYLEVRPEKRELVERYVREGRLLPGPWYVEPDEWLVSGESLVRNLQLGTDLCRELGSTATVWPGFVNDQFGHTGQMPQILDQMGCPVAFVWRGAPVGVDTACFNWRAPDGTTVPTYRFGAEGYTTFQARVRDFGRAPFDPDSALERLIRFVHAESARSATGTLLLYDGRDHIEIEPRMPAVLARANERLAAEGIRVVHSTPADYMRDLLAERGKITRSVTGELRMSCRTQRDGKLIPGVLSSRIHLKQKNARCEDELTLWAEPFSAFAALALGAEYPTDYLRLAWKQLLENHPHDSMCGCSIDQIHQDMLYRFDQSLGISSHLSAAALKSLAEAAAPKTPLPESALFMAVFNPTASALDEPVDLDICLPTDWATTFEEFFGYERKFAFILRGPDGAVIPWQLCGQAQNREGFRRERYQGPEWDPRNLVRVCCQLKVPAFGYTTLSVEPAPGPVRYSGSLKAASGAIENEFLLVRAEPGGTLSVTDKRSGRTYSGLLAFEDCADIGDGWFHGVAVNDRVQLSSACGADISVLEDGFARSTLRIDLTMNLPAEFDFRDMRRSERTAALRIISDITLRRGADRLEVSTRVENNVLDHRLRVLLPTGVKGGASLSNSAFDIVERPVALPADNDSRDELAVETVPRESWTAFGDGAAGLAVIARGLPECAVLDTPQRPLALTLLRSFRKAVFADDNPGGQIQGPHEFRYDILPLSGPVPVERLCLLGQRVGGAARSATLLPRDLYVARERAGALPREHSFLAVEGPVVVTAVQEMPQGLAVRFFNPRAAACRALLSSGSGLTGAESITLAGAPDNRAAVHMAGEKAQVDLPGKRICTLVLKSR, from the coding sequence ATGCAAACGCGCCTCTCGCTCTGCCTGTTCAGCCTGATCCTCATCGTTGCTCTCGCCGCTCCGGCCCAGACCCCGCCGGCGCGCACCGCCCACTACATCGCCAGCACGCACTGGGACCGCGAGTGGTACGAGCCGTTCCAGGGTTTCCGCATGCGCCTGGTCTCGCTGCTGGATGAGGCTTTCGACACGTTCGGGAAGGAGCCGCAGTTCCGGAACTTTGTGACCGACGGCCAGGCAATCCCGGTGTTCGATTATCTGGAGGTGCGGCCCGAGAAGCGCGAGCTGGTCGAGCGCTACGTGCGCGAGGGACGGCTCCTGCCCGGGCCCTGGTACGTGGAGCCGGATGAGTGGCTGGTCTCGGGCGAGTCCCTGGTGCGGAACCTTCAGCTCGGGACTGACCTCTGCCGCGAGCTTGGCTCCACTGCCACTGTCTGGCCCGGCTTTGTCAACGACCAGTTCGGCCACACCGGCCAGATGCCGCAGATACTGGACCAGATGGGCTGCCCGGTGGCCTTTGTCTGGCGCGGAGCGCCGGTGGGGGTCGACACGGCCTGTTTCAACTGGCGCGCCCCGGATGGCACCACCGTGCCCACCTACCGTTTCGGCGCGGAGGGCTACACCACGTTCCAGGCCCGGGTGCGCGATTTCGGCCGCGCGCCGTTCGACCCCGACAGCGCCCTGGAGCGCCTGATACGGTTTGTCCACGCCGAGTCCGCCCGCAGCGCCACGGGGACGCTGCTTCTGTACGACGGGCGCGACCACATCGAGATCGAGCCGCGCATGCCCGCGGTCCTGGCCCGCGCCAATGAGCGCCTGGCCGCCGAGGGCATCCGGGTGGTCCATTCCACCCCGGCCGACTACATGCGCGACCTGCTGGCCGAGCGCGGCAAGATCACCCGCAGCGTGACCGGTGAGCTGCGCATGAGCTGCCGCACGCAGCGCGACGGAAAACTGATACCGGGCGTGCTCTCCAGCCGCATACACCTCAAGCAGAAAAACGCGCGGTGCGAGGATGAGCTCACGCTCTGGGCCGAGCCGTTCAGCGCTTTCGCCGCCCTGGCCCTGGGCGCGGAATACCCAACGGACTACCTGCGTCTGGCCTGGAAACAACTGCTCGAGAACCATCCCCACGACAGTATGTGCGGCTGCTCGATCGACCAGATCCACCAGGACATGCTCTACCGCTTCGACCAGTCGCTCGGCATCTCGAGCCACCTGAGCGCCGCGGCGCTCAAGTCCCTGGCCGAGGCCGCCGCGCCCAAAACCCCGCTTCCCGAGAGTGCGCTGTTCATGGCCGTGTTCAACCCCACCGCCTCGGCCCTGGATGAGCCGGTCGATCTGGATATCTGTCTGCCCACCGACTGGGCCACCACGTTCGAGGAGTTTTTCGGCTACGAGCGCAAGTTCGCTTTCATCCTGCGCGGGCCTGACGGCGCCGTAATTCCCTGGCAGCTCTGCGGTCAGGCGCAGAACCGGGAGGGTTTCCGCCGCGAGCGCTACCAGGGCCCGGAGTGGGACCCCCGGAACCTGGTGCGGGTCTGCTGCCAGCTCAAAGTTCCGGCTTTCGGCTACACCACGCTGAGCGTGGAGCCCGCGCCCGGTCCGGTGCGCTACTCGGGCAGCCTCAAGGCCGCCTCCGGCGCCATCGAGAACGAGTTCCTCCTGGTCCGGGCCGAGCCGGGCGGCACGCTCAGTGTCACCGACAAGCGCAGCGGGCGCACCTACAGCGGCCTGCTCGCTTTCGAGGACTGCGCGGATATCGGCGACGGCTGGTTCCACGGAGTGGCGGTCAACGACCGGGTGCAACTGTCCAGCGCCTGCGGGGCGGATATCTCGGTGCTGGAGGACGGGTTCGCGCGCTCCACCCTGCGGATCGATTTAACCATGAACCTGCCCGCGGAGTTCGATTTCCGCGACATGCGGCGCTCCGAGCGCACGGCGGCTTTGCGCATAATCAGCGACATCACCCTGCGCCGCGGCGCGGACCGCCTGGAGGTCAGCACCCGGGTGGAGAACAACGTCCTGGACCACCGTCTGCGCGTGCTCCTTCCCACCGGGGTCAAGGGCGGCGCGAGCCTGTCCAACTCGGCGTTCGACATTGTCGAGCGCCCCGTGGCCCTGCCCGCGGACAACGACAGCCGCGATGAACTGGCAGTGGAGACTGTCCCGCGCGAAAGCTGGACCGCGTTCGGCGATGGCGCCGCGGGGCTGGCCGTGATAGCCCGCGGCCTTCCCGAGTGCGCCGTGCTCGACACCCCGCAGCGCCCCCTGGCCCTGACCCTGTTGCGCTCTTTCCGCAAGGCCGTGTTCGCCGACGACAACCCTGGCGGACAGATACAGGGCCCACACGAGTTCCGCTACGATATCCTGCCGCTTTCCGGCCCCGTGCCGGTGGAACGTCTCTGTCTGCTCGGCCAGCGGGTCGGCGGCGCGGCGCGCAGCGCCACCCTCCTGCCGCGTGACCTCTATGTGGCGCGCGAGAGGGCCGGCGCACTGCCGCGTGAGCATTCGTTCCTCGCTGTCGAGGGCCCGGTGGTGGTGACCGCGGTGCAGGAAATGCCGCAAGGCCTGGCGGTGCGCTTTTTCAACCCGCGCGCCGCGGCCTGCCGGGCGCTTCTGTCCTCCGGCTCCGGCCTGACCGGCGCGGAGAGTATCACCCTGGCCGGAGCGCCGGACAACCGCGCCGCCGTGCATATGGCCGGGGAAAAGGCCCAGGTGGACCTCCCCGGCAAGCGTATCTGCACGCTGGTCCTGAAAAGCCGCTGA
- a CDS encoding peptidase-C39 like family protein, with translation MQNTIHMEILPQPDDITCGPTCLHAVYNYYEDERNLMQVIREVPKLADGGTLAVLLGLHALENGYDATLYTYDVKVFDPTWFRSAAQVDLSAKLNEQIKHKSGKKIRFASEAYLRFLGLGGRITFEDLKPSLIRRLLKHDTPILTGLCSTYLYRTAREIEQGNRMIYDDIRGVPVGHFVVLCGYNMEEKTARVADPLMPNPVSDTQIYEVELNHLICSIMLGILTFDANLLVITPSRQRRGRH, from the coding sequence ATGCAGAACACAATTCACATGGAGATACTGCCCCAGCCGGATGACATCACCTGCGGCCCGACCTGCCTGCATGCCGTATACAATTACTACGAGGACGAGCGCAACCTCATGCAGGTCATCCGCGAGGTGCCCAAGCTGGCTGACGGCGGGACGCTGGCCGTGCTGCTGGGGCTGCACGCACTGGAGAACGGCTATGACGCCACGCTGTACACGTACGACGTTAAGGTGTTCGACCCCACCTGGTTCAGGTCCGCGGCGCAAGTCGATCTGAGCGCCAAGCTGAACGAGCAGATCAAGCACAAGAGCGGCAAGAAAATCCGTTTCGCCTCCGAGGCCTACCTGCGTTTCCTGGGCTTGGGCGGACGGATCACTTTCGAGGACCTCAAGCCCTCGCTCATCCGGCGACTGCTCAAGCACGACACCCCGATCCTCACCGGCCTGTGCTCGACCTATCTCTACCGCACGGCCCGCGAGATCGAGCAGGGCAACCGGATGATCTACGACGATATCCGCGGGGTGCCGGTCGGGCATTTCGTGGTGCTTTGCGGCTACAACATGGAAGAAAAAACCGCGCGCGTGGCGGACCCGTTGATGCCCAACCCGGTGAGCGACACGCAGATTTACGAGGTCGAACTTAACCACCTCATCTGCTCGATCATGCTGGGCATCCTGACATTCGACGCCAACCTGCTGGTGATCACCCCGAGCAGGCAAAGGCGAGGGAGGCATTAA
- a CDS encoding TonB-dependent receptor — MRSVESGLRRFVGVALCLFLVLPAAVMAQGSDVALKSGRGVIAGRVVGESGAPLPSAQVFVEGTSYGAVADLQGYYRVSNVPAGNYKLVVTYVGYDRESREITVGAGSTSAQNYQLKSIVIEGESIVIEGGLRHGQAEALTRQKSADNIKNVAAEDLIEAFPDPNTAEALQRIPGVSIERDQGEGRYVLIRGMEARLNAMTVNGERLPSPEGDIRTVALDVIPADVLSSIEVIKAITPDMDADAIGGSVNLITKSAMDYDKPVVKGSFSGGYNSIVEDGIYKAGITLGNRFGAEKKLGLLVSTDYYKSNKGSDNNELAYSVENFGGPDVKVLEDYQLRDYVITRERFGISSTLDFRPDDRSSYSVRGFFNDFDDTENRRRLRYRPGKGDIESATSATGATVERELKDRFEQQRIVGVIGSGQHKLDKVNVDYQLSWTWAQEKEPGSFYSTFRQKKVNLDWSVADPDFPVFNVTNGKNLFDNEDWDFSSFSHEHNATRDRDITGKLDLEHPFSFDGGTGSLKYGFKVRNKDKNRVNDVRYYDWAGDEDFTLAMVASGFEGKDFLDGRYTLGKFQGPKEVRSFFGRNYGSFEYLPSDSRLDTDPSNYEATENIYAGYAQSRLNWGPSMLLFGLRVERTNIDYTGYDVETNEDGDYLSTTRLNNTNNYTNLFPMVHYRYKFDENTNFRASFTTSLARPDYYSLVPYRINNVSDTEMEMGNPALKPTQAINFDLMLEHYLRPMGVVSGGFFYKDLKDYIYSSVYTQRGGDFDGYKIYQPLNGDNATLWGFELNLQHQLTFLPGALNGLGLYANYTYTDSKAKFPGRTGNDASLPGQAKHIANFSLSYEKYGFAGRISMNMHGKYISEVGESSDFDRYYDNHTQWDISLSQKIHPKISLYMDMLNLGNEPLRYYEGVTAHPVQQEFYRWWGDAGVKFEL, encoded by the coding sequence ATGCGCAGTGTCGAGTCTGGTTTGCGGCGCTTTGTCGGCGTCGCGTTGTGCCTGTTCCTGGTTCTGCCCGCGGCTGTGATGGCCCAGGGGTCGGATGTGGCGCTCAAGAGCGGCCGCGGGGTGATCGCGGGCCGGGTGGTCGGCGAAAGCGGCGCCCCCCTGCCCAGCGCCCAGGTGTTCGTGGAGGGGACCTCCTACGGCGCGGTGGCCGACCTTCAGGGCTACTACCGTGTCAGCAACGTCCCGGCCGGCAACTACAAGCTGGTTGTGACCTATGTGGGCTACGACCGGGAGAGCCGCGAGATCACCGTGGGCGCGGGCAGCACCTCGGCCCAGAATTATCAGCTCAAGTCGATAGTGATCGAGGGTGAGAGCATCGTGATCGAGGGCGGGCTGCGTCACGGCCAGGCCGAGGCCCTGACCCGCCAGAAGAGCGCCGACAACATCAAGAACGTGGCGGCCGAGGACCTGATCGAGGCGTTCCCGGACCCGAACACGGCCGAGGCTTTGCAGCGCATTCCCGGCGTCTCGATCGAGCGCGACCAGGGTGAGGGACGCTACGTGCTGATCCGCGGCATGGAGGCCCGGCTGAACGCCATGACCGTGAACGGCGAGCGCCTGCCATCGCCCGAGGGCGATATCCGCACCGTGGCGCTGGATGTGATCCCGGCGGACGTGCTCTCCAGCATCGAGGTGATCAAGGCCATCACCCCGGACATGGACGCCGACGCGATCGGCGGCTCGGTCAACCTGATCACCAAGAGCGCCATGGACTACGACAAGCCGGTGGTCAAGGGCAGTTTCTCCGGCGGCTACAACTCGATAGTCGAGGACGGCATCTACAAAGCCGGCATCACCCTGGGCAACCGTTTCGGCGCGGAAAAGAAACTGGGCCTGCTGGTCAGCACGGATTACTACAAGTCGAACAAGGGCTCGGACAACAACGAGCTCGCCTACAGCGTCGAGAATTTCGGCGGACCGGACGTGAAGGTGCTGGAGGACTACCAGCTCCGCGACTACGTTATCACCCGCGAGCGCTTCGGGATCAGCTCCACCCTGGATTTCCGTCCCGATGACCGCTCGAGCTATTCGGTGCGCGGCTTCTTCAACGACTTCGACGACACCGAGAACCGCCGCCGCCTGCGCTACCGCCCGGGCAAGGGCGATATCGAGAGCGCCACCAGCGCCACCGGCGCCACGGTGGAGCGCGAGCTGAAGGACCGTTTCGAGCAGCAGCGTATCGTGGGTGTGATCGGCAGCGGCCAGCACAAGCTGGACAAGGTGAATGTGGACTACCAGCTCTCCTGGACCTGGGCCCAGGAAAAGGAGCCGGGTAGTTTCTACAGCACCTTCCGCCAGAAGAAAGTCAACCTGGACTGGAGCGTGGCCGACCCGGATTTCCCGGTGTTCAACGTGACCAACGGCAAGAACCTGTTCGACAACGAGGACTGGGATTTCAGCTCATTCTCGCACGAGCACAACGCCACCCGCGACCGGGACATCACGGGCAAGCTGGACCTGGAGCACCCGTTCAGCTTCGACGGCGGCACGGGCTCGCTCAAGTACGGGTTCAAGGTGCGCAACAAGGACAAGAACCGGGTCAACGACGTGCGCTACTACGACTGGGCCGGGGATGAGGATTTCACCCTGGCCATGGTGGCGAGCGGTTTCGAGGGCAAGGATTTCCTGGACGGCCGCTACACTCTGGGCAAATTCCAGGGCCCCAAGGAAGTGCGCAGTTTCTTCGGCCGGAACTACGGCAGCTTCGAGTACCTGCCCAGCGATTCCCGTCTGGACACCGATCCCTCCAATTACGAGGCGACCGAGAACATCTATGCCGGCTACGCCCAGTCGCGGCTGAACTGGGGCCCGAGCATGCTGCTGTTCGGCCTGCGCGTGGAGCGCACCAACATCGATTACACGGGCTACGACGTGGAGACCAACGAGGACGGGGACTACCTGAGCACCACCCGTCTGAACAACACCAACAACTACACGAACCTGTTCCCGATGGTGCACTACCGCTACAAATTTGACGAGAACACCAATTTCCGCGCCTCGTTCACCACATCGCTGGCCCGGCCGGACTACTATTCCCTGGTGCCATACCGGATCAACAACGTGAGCGACACCGAGATGGAGATGGGCAACCCCGCGCTCAAGCCGACACAGGCGATCAATTTCGACCTGATGCTGGAGCACTACCTTCGGCCGATGGGCGTGGTCTCGGGCGGGTTTTTCTACAAGGACCTCAAAGACTACATATACAGCAGCGTCTACACGCAGCGCGGCGGAGATTTCGACGGGTACAAGATCTATCAGCCGCTCAACGGCGACAACGCCACGCTCTGGGGTTTCGAGCTGAACCTTCAGCACCAGCTCACGTTCCTGCCCGGGGCGCTCAACGGCCTGGGCCTGTACGCCAACTACACCTACACCGACTCCAAGGCCAAATTCCCCGGCCGCACCGGGAACGACGCCAGCCTGCCGGGCCAGGCCAAGCACATCGCCAATTTTTCGCTCAGCTACGAGAAATACGGGTTCGCCGGCCGCATCTCGATGAACATGCACGGCAAGTACATCTCCGAGGTGGGCGAAAGCAGCGATTTCGACCGCTACTACGACAACCACACGCAGTGGGACATCTCGCTCAGCCAGAAGATACATCCTAAGATATCGCTCTACATGGACATGCTGAACCTGGGCAACGAGCCGCTGCGCTACTACGAGGGTGTCACCGCGCACCCGGTGCAGCAGGAGTTCTACCGCTGGTGGGGTGACGCGGGCGTGAAGTTCGAGCTGTAA
- a CDS encoding RimK family protein, which produces MSVIVVIENPEDFPLRVDGIGPVAARSYLADEFYSVLKGDKVFNICQSYRYQSIGYYVSLLAEARGHKPVPSVTTIQDMKSVGIIRLASDEMDELIQKTLAGCDVGEARKTSVNIYFGRSPDKRFEQLSSKLFKYFPTPFLRADFSFIAQQWQLVNVSPLGVKEIPLEEREFAEQVFSEFFGGKKLVIPKRPVARYEMAILQDPQEKRPPSNQKAIKKFIKAAESLEMSVELITRDDSNRLSEFDALFIRETTNVDHHTYRIARKAVAGGLVVIDDPESILRCSNKVYLAELLSRYRVPTPKTLIVHSKNYDQLLEEFSLPCILKQPDSSFSQGVVMASDRESLLREARALIKKSELVIAQEVLPTDFDWRIGILDRRPLFACRYYMAHKHWKIVGKDKSGNDVYGRFDTLPMGKVPKGVVRTALKAANLIGDGLYGVDLKQIGNKVYVIEVNDNPNIDAGVEDEVLDEELYIRIMEVFLRRLETRKQGSATV; this is translated from the coding sequence GTGTCGGTTATAGTAGTGATCGAAAACCCCGAGGATTTCCCACTCAGGGTGGACGGGATCGGCCCGGTGGCGGCGCGCTCCTACCTGGCCGATGAATTCTACTCCGTACTCAAGGGCGACAAGGTCTTCAACATCTGCCAGAGTTACCGTTACCAATCCATCGGCTACTATGTCTCGCTGCTGGCCGAGGCCCGCGGCCACAAGCCCGTGCCCAGCGTCACCACCATTCAGGACATGAAATCGGTCGGCATCATCCGCCTCGCCTCGGACGAGATGGACGAGCTGATCCAGAAAACCCTGGCCGGCTGCGATGTCGGCGAGGCCAGGAAAACCTCGGTCAACATCTATTTCGGCCGCTCGCCGGACAAGCGGTTCGAACAGCTCAGCTCCAAGCTGTTCAAGTATTTCCCCACGCCGTTCCTGCGCGCCGATTTCAGTTTCATCGCCCAGCAGTGGCAGCTGGTCAATGTCAGTCCTCTGGGAGTCAAGGAAATCCCCTTGGAGGAGCGCGAATTCGCCGAGCAGGTGTTCAGCGAGTTCTTCGGCGGCAAGAAACTGGTCATCCCCAAGCGCCCGGTGGCGCGCTACGAGATGGCGATCCTGCAGGACCCGCAGGAAAAGCGCCCGCCCTCCAACCAGAAAGCGATCAAGAAATTCATCAAGGCCGCCGAATCGCTGGAGATGAGCGTGGAGCTGATCACCCGCGATGACTCCAACCGGCTCTCCGAGTTCGACGCCCTGTTCATCCGCGAGACCACCAACGTCGACCACCACACCTACCGCATCGCCCGCAAGGCCGTGGCCGGGGGCCTGGTTGTGATCGACGACCCCGAGTCGATCCTGCGCTGCTCGAACAAGGTCTACCTGGCCGAGCTGCTCAGCCGCTACCGTGTGCCCACGCCCAAGACCCTGATCGTGCACAGCAAGAACTACGATCAGCTCCTGGAGGAGTTCAGCCTGCCCTGCATCCTCAAGCAGCCCGACAGCTCGTTCAGCCAGGGCGTGGTGATGGCCTCCGACCGCGAAAGCCTTCTGCGCGAGGCCCGCGCCCTGATCAAAAAAAGCGAGCTGGTGATCGCCCAGGAGGTCCTGCCCACCGATTTCGACTGGAGAATCGGCATCCTCGACCGGCGGCCCCTGTTTGCCTGCCGCTACTACATGGCCCACAAGCACTGGAAGATCGTGGGCAAGGACAAGAGCGGCAACGATGTCTACGGGCGCTTCGACACCCTGCCGATGGGCAAGGTGCCCAAGGGCGTGGTCCGCACCGCGCTCAAGGCGGCCAACCTTATCGGCGACGGCCTCTACGGGGTGGACCTCAAGCAGATCGGCAACAAAGTCTACGTGATCGAGGTCAACGACAATCCCAATATCGATGCCGGGGTGGAGGACGAGGTGCTGGACGAGGAGCTCTACATCCGGATCATGGAGGTCTTCCTCCGCCGCCTCGAAACCCGCAAGCAGGGGAGCGCCACGGTTTGA
- a CDS encoding glutamate--cysteine ligase, protein MSDASPIHLFQAFGVELEYMLVGRDSLEVLPVADKLLAAQAGELAGDAEGLERIDWSNELVLHVLEFKTAGPAPALSGLAGAFGRNVARASELAAPLGARLMPGAAHPWMDPHTQTRLWPHEYSEVYQTYDRIFGCKGHGWSNLQSMHINLPFSGDNEFGRLHAAIRLLLPVMPALTASSPLLDSRPTGWLDSRMEVYCHNSERLPAVAGQIVPEAAFSEAEYESRIYQPMLAQIAPFDPAGILKKEFLNSRGAIARFDRGSIEIRVLDLQECPPADLAAAALICAVLKKLSMEDWIDPEAQKRWEVEPLATLFREVIRDGHAARIADRGYLALFGLNPDRPVTALEFWNHLAALCLPGFEHDPAWEKPLEVLLRRGCLSGRILAALDGDCRRERLKEVYLELCRCLDHGAMFLP, encoded by the coding sequence TTGAGCGACGCGAGCCCCATCCACCTGTTCCAGGCTTTCGGGGTCGAGCTGGAATACATGCTGGTCGGGCGGGACAGCCTGGAGGTCCTGCCCGTCGCCGATAAGCTCCTGGCCGCCCAGGCCGGTGAGCTGGCCGGTGATGCCGAGGGCCTGGAGCGGATCGACTGGTCCAACGAGCTGGTGCTGCACGTGCTGGAGTTCAAGACCGCCGGCCCGGCCCCGGCGCTTTCCGGCCTGGCCGGGGCTTTCGGGCGCAACGTGGCCCGCGCGTCCGAACTCGCCGCGCCGCTCGGCGCGCGCCTGATGCCCGGCGCGGCCCATCCCTGGATGGACCCCCACACCCAGACCCGTCTCTGGCCCCACGAGTACAGCGAGGTCTACCAGACCTACGACCGCATTTTCGGCTGCAAGGGCCACGGCTGGTCGAACCTGCAGAGCATGCACATCAACCTGCCGTTCAGCGGGGATAACGAATTCGGCCGCCTGCACGCCGCCATCCGGCTTCTGCTGCCCGTTATGCCGGCCCTGACCGCCAGCTCGCCTCTCTTGGACAGCCGCCCCACCGGCTGGCTCGACTCGCGCATGGAGGTCTACTGCCACAACTCCGAGCGCCTTCCCGCCGTGGCCGGGCAAATCGTGCCCGAGGCCGCGTTCTCCGAGGCGGAATACGAAAGCCGTATCTACCAGCCCATGCTGGCCCAGATCGCCCCGTTCGACCCGGCGGGCATACTCAAGAAAGAGTTCCTCAACTCCCGCGGGGCCATCGCCCGTTTCGACCGCGGCTCAATCGAGATACGCGTCCTCGACCTCCAGGAGTGCCCCCCGGCCGACCTGGCCGCGGCCGCGCTGATCTGTGCTGTCCTGAAAAAGCTTTCCATGGAAGACTGGATCGACCCAGAGGCTCAGAAACGCTGGGAGGTGGAGCCCCTGGCCACGCTTTTCCGCGAGGTGATCCGTGATGGACACGCCGCCCGGATCGCGGACCGCGGCTACCTGGCCCTGTTCGGGTTGAATCCGGATAGGCCGGTGACCGCCCTGGAGTTCTGGAACCACCTGGCCGCGCTCTGCCTACCGGGCTTCGAGCACGACCCGGCCTGGGAGAAGCCGCTGGAAGTCCTGCTCCGGCGCGGCTGCCTGTCCGGGCGCATCCTGGCCGCCCTGGACGGCGACTGCCGCCGCGAGCGTCTCAAAGAGGTCTACCTTGAGCTCTGCCGCTGCCTCGACCACGGCGCAATGTTCCTGCCCTGA
- a CDS encoding phytase, whose product MKKYLSFLYLLLTVALFVRCGGAAQPQGAGAQAAAADSSAATARKVLAESWISPCTPGDNIDSPALWRAPDGADWVICTAKSTDELVVYNGADGRELRRVGAPGEAPGRMRRPNGVAVIDDLCVVVERDNHRVQVFGLPAFNPLGTFGAAELIKPYGLYVLPAASGGYRLYVTDNYETAEGNTPPDSALGARVKLFSLRVESGAVKANLEKFFGETNGLGVLHVVESICADPSSGVLLVADEDAIYNDIKVYDLEGNFSGRVIGHGLFRYQPEGIALYESPDGGGYWVMTDQDMQNNTFHVFGRKDFKFLGSFGGEVTANTDGIAVTSRAFGPFAAGALIAVHNDCGCAAFDWNEIVKALGLGMQSQGN is encoded by the coding sequence ATGAAAAAGTATCTGAGCTTTTTATACCTGCTTCTGACCGTGGCGTTGTTCGTGCGTTGCGGCGGCGCGGCGCAGCCGCAGGGCGCCGGCGCTCAGGCGGCGGCTGCCGATTCCTCTGCCGCCACGGCCAGGAAAGTGCTGGCCGAAAGCTGGATCAGCCCCTGCACGCCGGGCGACAACATCGACTCGCCGGCCCTGTGGCGCGCCCCGGACGGCGCGGACTGGGTGATCTGCACGGCCAAGAGCACGGATGAGCTGGTGGTGTACAACGGGGCCGACGGCCGCGAACTGCGGCGCGTGGGCGCCCCCGGCGAGGCCCCGGGCCGGATGCGCCGCCCCAACGGCGTGGCGGTGATCGATGACCTGTGCGTGGTGGTGGAACGCGACAACCACCGCGTGCAGGTGTTCGGTCTGCCGGCGTTCAACCCGCTGGGCACGTTCGGCGCGGCCGAGCTGATAAAGCCCTACGGGCTGTACGTGCTGCCCGCCGCCTCCGGCGGCTACCGTCTGTACGTGACCGACAACTACGAGACCGCCGAGGGGAACACCCCGCCTGACTCGGCCCTGGGGGCGCGGGTGAAGCTCTTCAGCCTGCGCGTGGAGAGCGGGGCTGTCAAGGCGAACCTGGAAAAGTTTTTTGGTGAAACCAATGGCTTGGGCGTTCTGCACGTGGTGGAATCGATCTGCGCCGACCCGTCCTCCGGGGTGCTGCTGGTGGCGGATGAGGATGCAATTTACAACGATATCAAGGTTTACGACCTGGAGGGAAATTTCAGCGGGCGGGTGATCGGCCACGGCCTGTTCCGTTACCAGCCCGAGGGGATCGCCCTGTACGAGAGCCCGGACGGCGGCGGCTACTGGGTGATGACCGACCAGGACATGCAGAACAACACTTTTCACGTGTTCGGGCGCAAGGATTTCAAATTCCTGGGCTCGTTCGGCGGCGAGGTGACAGCCAACACCGACGGCATAGCGGTGACCAGCCGGGCTTTCGGCCCGTTCGCCGCCGGGGCGCTGATCGCCGTGCACAACGATTGCGGCTGCGCGGCTTTCGACTGGAACGAGATTGTCAAAGCCTTGGGATTGGGGATGCAGTCGCAGGGGAATTGA
- a CDS encoding N-formylglutamate amidohydrolase: protein MSSAAASTTAQCSCPETAVIITCEHGGNSVPRSWAALFAGCGELLASHRGWDPGALALARELAAALGAPLFYSTNTRLLVDLNRSLHHPRLFSDRTSALGPSQKKSLIDKHYLPFRNAVESEIRAALERGQQVLHLSVHSFTPALEGVVRNAGLGLLYDPRRAAEKAFCRKLKATLAAALPELRVRFNYPYRGVSDGHVTALRRLFPERYAGIEIELNQSLLTGRKAPWRQIGDSLIFSVAAALKD, encoded by the coding sequence TTGAGCTCTGCCGCTGCCTCGACCACGGCGCAATGTTCCTGCCCTGAGACCGCTGTTATAATCACCTGCGAGCACGGCGGCAACTCCGTGCCCCGGTCCTGGGCCGCCCTGTTTGCCGGCTGCGGTGAATTGCTGGCAAGCCACCGCGGCTGGGACCCGGGCGCGCTCGCGCTCGCCCGTGAGCTGGCCGCGGCCCTGGGCGCCCCGCTGTTCTATTCCACCAACACTCGCCTGCTGGTGGACCTCAACCGCAGCCTGCACCACCCGCGCCTTTTCTCCGACCGGACCAGCGCTCTTGGACCATCACAGAAAAAGAGCCTGATAGATAAGCATTATCTGCCCTTCCGCAACGCGGTGGAGTCTGAAATCCGAGCCGCGCTGGAACGCGGGCAGCAGGTGCTGCACCTGTCCGTGCACAGTTTCACCCCGGCTCTGGAGGGCGTGGTCCGCAACGCCGGCCTGGGGCTGCTCTACGACCCGCGCCGCGCGGCGGAGAAAGCTTTCTGCCGCAAGCTCAAGGCCACTCTTGCCGCCGCCCTGCCGGAGTTGCGCGTGCGCTTCAACTACCCCTACCGCGGCGTGTCGGACGGCCATGTCACGGCGCTGCGGCGGCTGTTCCCCGAGCGCTACGCCGGGATCGAGATCGAGCTGAACCAGTCGCTTCTGACCGGCCGTAAAGCGCCCTGGCGGCAAATCGGGGACAGCCTTATCTTTTCTGTGGCCGCCGCGCTGAAAGACTGA